The Lachnospiraceae bacterium KM106-2 nucleotide sequence TGCTGTCTTAGGTTCATTCGTATCACTGTTGTTTTTGATAGCCAAACTTTTAATGTTCATAATGATTTCAGTTACATCCTCTTTTACACCAGGAATTGAACTAAATTCATGTACTACACCATCAATCTTAACCTGACTTACTGCAGCACCTGGTAATGAAGAAAGCATGATTCTTCTTAAGGAATTACCTAAAGTAGTACCATAGCCTCTTTCAAGAGGTTCAACTACAAAACGACCATATTTTTTATCTTCTGATATTTCCGCAATCTCAATTTTTGGTTTTTCAAAATCAAACACTAAAGGACCCTCCTTTTGGGTTAGATTTATTGAGGGTATCTATAATACAGCATATATTAGGAGCTATAATACCCACTATCTGATTAACATGAAACCGAACCTTCCTAAGCCTAGGAAGGCCGTCCATGAAATTACGCGTATTATTTAGAATACAACTCAACGATAAGCACTTCGTTAACAGGAACATCGATTTCTTCTCTTGATGGCATTTCTTTAACAGTACCAGAAAGAGCTTCTTGATTAGCTTCAAGCCAAGCAGGAACAATCTTTGCACCAGTAACTTCTAAGATATCTTTGTATCTTTGAGCACTCTTATATTTTTCTTTAATTTCGATAACATCACCTGGTTTTACTGAGTAAGAAGGGATGTTTACACATTTACCGTTTACTAAAATGTGTTTGTGATCAACGATCTGTCTAGCTTCTTTACGAGTTCTAGCATAACCCATTCTGTAAACAACGTTGTCAAGTCTAAGTTCAAGAAGGATCATTAGGTTTTCACCTGTTGTACCATTCTTCATTTTCTTAGCTTTTGCAAACATGTTTCTGAAAGGTTTTTCTAAAACACCATAGATAAATTTTGCTTTTTGTTTTTCTCTTAATTGTAAACCATATTCACTAGTTTTTTTACCAGCTCTAGCTGATGATCTATTGGATGTCTTGGATAATCCCATAAATACAGGGTCTAAACCAAGTGATCTACATCTTTTAAGAACAGGACTCATGTCTCTTGCCATTTGTTATATACCTCCTAATTAGACTCTTCTACGTTTTGGTGGTCTACATCCGTTGTGTGGAACTGGAGTTACATCTTTGATGCTTGTTACTTCGATACCACAAGCTTGAAGAGCACGAATTGCTGCTTCTCTTCCTGATCCAGGACCTTTAACCATAACTTCTACTGATTTTAATCCGTGTACTAACGCTGCTTTAGCTGCTGTTTCAGCTGCCATTTGAGCTGCATAAGGAGTAGATTTTCTAGAACCTCTGAAACCTAATCCACCAGCACTAGCCCAAGAAAGTGCATTACCTTCTGCATCTGTTAGTGTAACGATTGTATTATTAAAAGATGACTGAATGTGTGCTTGTCCACGGTCTACGTTCTTTTTCACACGTCTTTTAGTCACTTTTTTTGTAACTTTTTTAGCCATTACCAGACCCTCCTATTGGATTATTATTTCTTCTTGTTTGCTACTGTACGTTTAGGACCTTTTCTAGTTCTAGCGTTTGTCTTAGTTTTTTGACCACGAACTGGAAGACCTTTTCTATGACGAATTCCTCTGTAGCATCCGATTTCTTGTAATCTCTTAATGTTAAGAGCGATTTCTCTACGTAAATCACCTTCAACTGTTTGTGATTCGTCGATGATATCACGAATTCTAGCAACTTCTTCATCTGTTAAATCGCGAACACGAGTGTCTGGATTAACATTTGCTGCAGCTAAAATACGGTTAGAACTTACTCTACCAATACCATAGATGTAAGTAAGACCGATTTCTACGCGTTTTTCTCTTGGTAAATCTACACCACTAATACGAGCCATGTGCGTACGACACCTCCATTAATATTGTTGTTTTCTTTTCTTAAAATAAGAAACCTTTGTTTCAAGTTTCAATACGTTATACGTAATGACAACACTTCCTAGTGTTTCATTACCGCAGCCGCTTTAAATTGTGATGAAACTACTGCATATCACATCAATAGTTCACTAACAACTAGTGATAATGACACATAGTTATTAAAGCATAAACGTTTTCCGCTTATACCCACAATATCACAATGTGAATGTTCTTTAGAAACTAAAGTCATTCAAAGTGCATAATAAAGCACTTGTCAAAAAAAGACAGATTGTAACACAGAAAGCAAGACTTGCTATTATTTATATATGAACGCTCCTATTATAATCACCAGATCAAGTAAAAAGTACAAGACGTTTTAAACAATCTTTTATTATAATATTATATCGTTCTCATAAATCAATAATCAATTCTTAAATTCTAGGTAATCTAGATTAAAAACTATTATTGCTATTAGCCTTGTCTTTGTTTGTGTCTAGGATTTTCGCAGATTACTCTGACACTGCCTTTTCTTTTAATAATTTTGCATTTTTCGCAAATTGGTTTTACTGAAGATCTAACTTTCACAGTAAATCTCTCCTTTCACAAAAGTCCACTTGCTATTATATCATCATTCTTTGTAAATAGCAAGAAGAAATTTATTTGTCACGCCAAATTATTCTACCCTTTGTTAAATCATATGGAGAAAGCTCTAATGTTACCTTATCACCTGGTAAGATACGAATGAAGTTCATTCTTAATTTACCACTAATGTGAGCTAATACCTGGTGTCCATTTTCAAGTTCAACTTGAAACATTGCATTAGGTAATTTTTCAATAACTGTTCCTTCTACCTCAAGAACGTCTGCCTTTGACATTTTCTAACCTCCTAAATCATAACTTGACTATTGACATACTACTATTTATAGTTAGCAATAAATTTCTTTATTGCGTTCCTAACATCTGAATTCATAAGTACGCCTTGTTGCATTTTACTTACTAGATATGCATCGATATATTCCATACTCTGAATATGTTTACATTTTTTATATTTCGGCTTTTCGATAGTTCTGACTTTTCCGTCCACTAGGTAAACGTATTCGCCATCTACTTTTATTATGACAAAGATTTCTTCCTTATCATGTCCCGCAAGGGATTTTACGATCTGCCCTAACTCATATCCAATCATATTAGCACCTATAATCTTATTTTATAATGCTTAAAATTTCCGGTTCCCCGTCAGTGATCAATATCGTGTTTTCATAATGGGATGATAATGACCCATCAACAGTTACAACCGTCCAGTCATCATCAAGCCATGCCACTTCATATCCACCTAGATTAACCATAGGTTCAATTGCTAACGTCATACCAGGTTCTAATCGGATTCCTCTTCTTTTCTGTCTGAAGTTTGGTATTTCAGGCCCTTCATGAAGCGCCGTACCAATTCCATGACCTACTAAGTCTCGCACAATGGTAAATCCATTTGCTTCGACATAATCCTGAATCGCTCCTGATATATCATTTAGGTGAAAACCTGCCTTAGCATACTTGATACCTTCAAAAAAGCTTTGCTTCGTAACTTCGTTAAGTCGCTTTGCTTCTTCACTTACATTGCCAATCGCTAAGGTTCTAGCCGCATCTGAATGATATCCTTTATAAATGACGCCTGCATCTAAGCTAACGATATCCCCATCTTGAATGATTCTAGATCTTGTTGGAATACCATGTACTACTTCTTCATTAATTGATACACAAATAGAAGCAGGATAGCCGTTATAATTTAAAAAGGATGGAATACAATTATAACTTCGTATTAATTCATTTGCTTTCTTATCAACATCTAATGTTGACATACCTGGCTTTATAAACTTTTCTAACTCTACATGCACATTAGCAAGGATTCTTCCTGCTTCACGCATTAATTCAATTTCTTTTTTTGACTTGATTGTAACAGACATTGTTGGCACCTCTGTCCTTATTTACTTAATAAGTTTACGATTTCGGCAAATACATCTGCCATGTCTTTTGTACCGTCAACGTCAACGATAATACCCTGTTTTGTGTAGTAATCGATAAGTGGTTGTGTTTGAGTATGATATACATCTAAACGTTTCTTAACTGTTTCAGCCTTATCATCATCTCTTAATACAAGAGTTCCCCCACACGCATCGCATACACCTTCAACCTTAGTTGGGTTATATTTGATATGATATGTTCCACCACAAGCGAGACACGCTCTTCTACCGGACATACGATCGATGATATTCTCATCTGGAACATCAACATTGATTGCATAATCCATTTTTTCTCCAAGCTTACTTAAAGCACTGTCTAAGCTTTCAGCTTGAGGAATGGTACGTGGGAAACCATCTAATACATAACCGTTCTTACAGTCATCTTGTTGTAAACGATCTACTACTAAGTCTACTACTAATTCATCTGGAACTAATAAACCTTGATCCATATATGTTTTTGCTTTTTTCCCTAACTCAGTACCCTCTTTGATGTTTGCTCTAAAAATATCTCCTGTTGAAATGTGTGGAATACTATATTTTTCAGCAATCTTCTTAGCCTGAGTACCTTTACCAGCACCAGGAGCGCCTAACATAATAATTTTCATAATCCATCCTCCAGTCTTTCCTGTTAATTATCACCATTTAGAATTGAATTTATTCAATTTGCCATAAAACACAAGAACCCATCGCCTAAAATTTAAGCGATGGTCTTATGTAATCAATTTATAACATTAATCGTTAAGAAATCCTCTGTAATGACGAACTAACATCTGAGATTCAACTTGTTTGATAGTCTCTAAAACAACACCAACAACGATGATAAGAGATGTTCCTCCAAAGCTTACGCTTGCACCAAATGCTCCAGAGAACAAGATTGGTACGAATGCTACAAATGCAAGTCCAATAGCGCCAATAAAGATTATGTTATTAAGCACTTTTGTCAAATAATCTGTTGTAGGTTTACCAGGACGAATACCTGGGATAAATCCACCTTGTTTCTTCATATTATTAGATACTTCAATCGGATTAAATGTAATCGTTGTATAGAAGTATGCAAAGAATATGATTAATACAATATAGACTACTAAGCCTAAAGTATATTTAAATTCACCAAGACTTGAGAAATTACACCAAGATGATGAGTTTAATACCTTAAGTATTTTCTGCCATAGTGTTGCACCAGCTCCTGATTGAGGATGAACCCCAAAGAAACTAGAAACTAAGACAAATACAGACATCAATGAACTAGCAAAAATAACTGGAATTACGCCTGCAGTATTTACTTTCAATGGAATGCTGGATGTTTGTCCACCAACCATCTTTCTTCCTTGTACTTTCTTAGCATATTGAACTGGAATTCTTCTTTCAGCATCACTTAAGATGATAATGAAGACAACCATTGCTACTATAACGGCAATAATGATTACAGCTGCAATAACACCATTAAATACATTAGAAGCACCCTTAATAAACTGATCATATAGTGATGAGATATCTTGTGGCATTCTAGAAACAATGTTAATTAACAAGATTATAGAGATACCATTACCTACACCCTTTTCAGTAATTCTTTCACCTAACCACATTAAGAATGCAGCACCGGCAGTCATAGAAGACACAATTACAATGTAATCTGTAAGGTTATTCAATTTTAAGAAATTCTGACTCTTGAAACCAATAACCATTGCTAAAGCTTCGATTACTGCTAACACGATTGTTAAATATCGTGTGTATTCTGTGAGTTTCTTACGTCCATCTTCTCCATCTTTTTGAAGCTCTTCCAATTTAGGAATTGCAATTGTTAAAAGCTGAATAATGATAGAAGCAGTGATATATGGTGAAATATTTAGAGCAAAGATGGAGAAGTTCGTAAACGAACCTCCCGTCAATGCATCTAAGAAACCTAAAGCGTCACTGTTGCTAAACGCGTTAGCAACAGCTGTTCTGTCTAGTCCTACTACTGGTAATTGTGATCCAAGTCTTACTACAAGAAGTGCCATAAAAGTAAATAATATTTTGTTTCGAATATCCTTTATTTTAAAAGCGTTTCGGACTGTCTTGAACATCCTCTAAATCACCTCAGCATTTCCACCAAGAGCTTTGATCTTTTCAACAGCTGATGCACTATATGCATTAACTTTAACGTCAAGCTTCTTAGTTAATTCTCCATTTCCAAGAATTTTTACACCATCTTTTGGATTTTTGATTAGTCCAATTTCGATTAAAGATTCAACAGTTACTACTGCGCCATCTTCAAATCTATTAAGCATATCCACATTGATACCGATGATTTCCTTAGAATTTCTACAAGTGAAACCTCTTTTAGGTAATCTTCTGTATAAAGGCATCTGACCACCTTCAAAGCCAACTCTAGGAGCTCCTGAACGAGCTTTTTGTCCTTTGTGACCTTTACCTGCAGTCTTACCATTTCCTGAACCATGTCCACGGCCTTTTCTGAAGTTATTGCTTTGTTTAGAACCATCCGCTGGTCTTAATTCTGATAAATTCATCCTGCGCACCTCCTTATTAGAATATATATATTACATTTCTTCAACTTTTACTAAATGTCTTACTTGATCTACCATTCCTCTAACTGCAGCATTGTCTGGCATCTCAACAGTTTTGTTAAGTTTACGAAGACCTAATGCTTCAACAGTTTTTCTGTGCTTTGGAATGGCTCCGATTGTAGATTTTACTAAAGTGATCTTTAATTTATCTGCCACTTGGCACACCTCCTAAACTATGTGAGAAAGTCTCTATTCGAAATAGAGATTTTCTCATAACTCCTATTTACTAGCCTAATAATTCTTCTACTGAAATACCACGAAGCTTAGCTACTTCTTCTGGAGTCTTTAACTGACGTAAGCCTTCGATTGTTGCTAGAACAACGTTTTGTTTGTTGTTAGATCCTAAAGATTTTGTACGGATATTCTTGAATCCAGCAAGCTCTAACACGTTACGTGCAGGACCTCCTGCGATAATACCAGTACCTTCCTGGCTATTCTTAAGTAATACTACTGCACTACCGAATTTACCAGTGAAGTCATGAGGTACACTACCGTTTTCATCGATAGGTACAGTGATAAGTTTTTTGATTGCGTCTTCTTTTCCTTTGCGGATTGCTTCAGGAATTTCAGCTGCTTTACCTAAACCAGCACCAACGTGTCCGTTCTTGTCACCAACAACTACTAATGCAGTAAATCTAAAGTTACGACCACCTTTTACTACTTTAGTAACACGTTTAATTGATACTACTTTATCTTCTAATTCTAATGAACTAGCATCAATAATTTCACGTTTCATGTGTTTTCCTCCTTATTAGAATTGTAACCCAGCTTCTCTTGCTGCGTCAGCTAATGCTTTAATTTTTCCTTGATAAATAAATCCGCCTCTATCGAATACCACTGAAGTGATACCAGCTTCTAAAGCTTTTTTAGCGATTACAGTTCCTAATTTAGCAGCTGCATTAACATCGTTTGTCTTTTCTAAATCTGCTTTAACGTCGTTTTGTAGAGTAGATGCTGAAACTAAAGTATGACCAACTGTATCATCAATAATTTGAGCATACATGTGGTTATTACTTCTAAATACAGCTAAACGTGGAGTTGTTGCTGTTCCAGCTAAACGGCTACGGATTCTTCTATGCTTTTTAGCACGAACTTCTGTTCTTGATACTTTACTAACCATCTTATGACACTCCTTTACTATTATTTCTTACCAGTCTTACCAACTTTACGTCTAATAACTTCATCAGCATATTTGATACCTTTACCTTTATAAGGCTCTGGTGCTCTCTTTTCTCTGATTTCAGCTGCGTATTGGCCTACTTTTTCTTTACTAATACCTTTAACGATGATCTTGTTTTGTCCTTCAACAACAACTTCAAGGTCAGCTGGATCTTCCATCTCTACTGGATGAGAGTATCCTAAAGATAATACTAAAGTTTTTCCTTGTTTTTGAGCTCTGTAACCAACACCGTTGATTTCAAGAACTTTTTCATAACCCGCAGTAACACCTTGGATCATGTTTGAGATTAATGTTCTAGTTAAACCATGTAAAGATTTCATTTTCTTTAAATCGTTTGGTCTAGAAACAGTGATTACATCGCCATCTTTAGCAATGATCATTTCCGCAGGTAATACTCTTTCAAGAGTTCCCTTTGGTCCTTTTACAGTCACTTTATTATTTTCTGCAATATCAACAGTTACTCCTGCTGGTACCGCGATAGGCAATCTTCCGATACGTGACATTGCCGGCACCTCCAATTTCTATTAGAGTGAATTGGGGAGAATCTATGTCGAAACCCTTACTATCACTGGTTAATTGTTTTCTTATTTAAAAATTCAAGATAAGCAGTGAGCTCACTGCATTTGTTTACTACCAAACAAATGCAAGAACTTCTCCACCTACATTAAGTTTTCTAGCTTCTTTATCAGTGATAACACCTTTGTTTGTAGAGATAATTGCTGTACCAAGACCACCTAATACTCTAGGAAGTTCTTCAGCGTTAGCGTAAACACGAAGACCTGGTTTAGAAATTCTCTTTAAGCCTGTGATAATTTTTTCATTTTTATCTTTACCATATTTTAAAGTAATGATAATGTTTTTGAATCCATCAACTTCTTCGATGGCAAATTTCTTAATGTAACCTTCTTTAAGTAAAATCTCAGCGATTGAGACTTTCATTTTAGAAGCAGGTACACTAACTGTATCATGTTTAGCAGTGTTTGCATTACGAACTCTTGTAAGCATATCTGCGATTGGATCGCTCATTGTCATTTTAGTTGCCTCCTTCCTTATCTTACCAGCTTGCTTTTTTCACACCTGGAATTTGACCTTTATAAGCTAATTCACGGAAACAAATTCTGCAGATTCCGTATTTTCTTAAATAAGCATGTGGACGTCCACAAATTCTACAACGGTTATATTCTCTAGTAGAGAATTTTGCAGGACGTTGTTGCTTAATTTTCATTGACGTTTTAGCCATGGAAATCCCTCCTAACTATTTTTTAAATGGCATACCGAATTGTGTTAATAATTCACGAGCTTCTTCATCTGTGTTAGCTGTTGTAACGAAGATGATATCCATACCTCTAACTTTATCAACTTTATCATATTCGATTTCTGGGAAAATTAATTGTTCTTTAATACCTAGAGCATAGTTTCCTCTACCATCAAATGCGTTAGGATTGATACCTCTAAAGTCACGTACACGAGGTAATGCTAAGTTGATAAGACGATCAGCGAACTCATACATCTTTTCACCTCTAAGTGTAACTTTACAACCGATTGGCATACCTTCTCTGATTTTGAAGTTAGCAACAGATTTTTTAGCTCTAGTTAATACTACTTTTTGACCAGCGATGATCTCAAGATCTCTAACAGCAGTATCTAATACTTTAGCGTTATCTTTTGCTTCACCAACGCCCATATTAATAACGATTTTGTCAAGTTTAGGTACTTGCATTACGTTACTGTAACCAAACTTTTTAGTCATTGCATCTACAATTTCGTTTTTATAAGTTTCTTTTAATCTAGCCACTTATGAAACCTCCTTCCTTGAATTAATCGATCACTTCGCCAGTTGCCTTAGCGAAACGAACTTTTTTATCATTTTCAATCTTAAAACCGATTCTTGTTACTTTGCCATTGTTAACATACATAACGTTAGAACTATCAATTGGAGCTTCTTGATGGATAATTCCACCGTTTGGATTAGCTTGGCTTGGTTTAGAATGTTTTGTAATAGTGTTAACACCTTCAACAACAACTTTGTTTCCGTTTACAGAAACAACTTTGCCTTCTTTACCTTTATCTTTACCAGCGATTACTTTAACAGTATCGCCTTTTTTAATTTTGCTAGTTGCCACAGTCGACACCTCCTTATAATACTTCTGGTGCTAATGAAACGATTTTCATGAATTGTTTTTCTCTTAATTCTCTAGCTACTGGTCCAAAGATACGAGTACCTTTTGGGTTTTTGTCATCTTTAATGATAACAGCAGCATTTTCATCAAATCTGATGTAAGATCCGTCTTTACGACGAGCCCCTTTAACTGTACGAACAACAACAGCTTTAACTACATCACCTTTTTTAACAACTCCGCCTGGTGTTGCATCTTTAACCGTAGCTACGATGATATCGCCAATGTTCGCATATCTTCTAGTTGATCCGCCTAATACTCTGATACAAAGTAATTCTTTTGCTCCAGTATTATCGGCAACTTTAAGTCTTGATTCTTGTTGGATCATACCAATACTCCTTTCAGCCGTAACCGTGGGGCAACGTACTCCCACGCTTTAACCACAGCGTCTAAAATTATTTTGCACGCTCGATAACTTCTACAAGTCTCCATCTCTTATCCTTAGATAAAGGTCTTGTTTCCATAACTTTAACTCGATCTCCAATGTGGCAATCGTTGTTTTCGTCATGAGCTTTTAATTTATAAGTTCTTTTAACGATTTTGTTGTATAATGGATGCTTTACATTATCTACTACTGCAACAGTAATAGTTTTGTCCATTTTGTCACTTACTACCTTACCAATACGAGTCTTTCTAAGGTTTCTTTCCACAACAATTCCTCCTTCCTAGGATGTTAATTATGCTCTAGCTTGCTCAGAAATCACTGTTTGAATTCTAGCAATATTTTTTCTAACTTCTTTAATTCTGCTTGTATTATCTAATTGGTTTGTTGCGTTTTGGAATCTTAAGTTGAAAAGTTCCTTTTTAGCAGCTACTAATTCATCATTTAATTCAGCAACAGACTTGCTTTTTAAATCTTTAACGTATTCATTAATTTTCACTGTTGTCACCGCCTTCTAAATCTGCGCGAGAAACTACTTTACATTTTACTGGTAATTTGTGAGTAGCAAGACGTAATGCTTCTCTAGCGATTTCTTCTGGTACTCCAGAGATTTCGAACATTACACGACCTGGTTTAACTACTGCAACCCAGTATTCAAGAGAACCTTTACCGGAACCCATACGAGTTTCTGCTGGTTTCGCTGTTACAGGTTTATCTGGGAAAATCTTGATCCAAACTTTACCACCACGTTTGATATAACGAGTCATAGCAATACGTGCTGCTTCAATTTGGTTAGATCTAATCCATGCTGGCTCTAAAGCCACAATACCATATTCACCGTTAGAAATTCTGTTTCCTCTCATAGCTTTACCAGCTAAAGATCCACGGAATTGTTTACGACGTTTAACTCTTTTAGGCATTAACATTATTTATCGCTCCCTTCCTTTTTAGCAGCTCTTGTTGGAAGTACTTCTCCGTGATAAATCCAAACTTTTACACCAACTTTTCCGTAAGTTGTGTCTGCTTCAGCAAATCCGTAATCGATATCTGCACGAAGTGTTTGTAGTGGAATAGTTCCATCGCTGTAGAATTCTGTACGAGCCATATCAGCACCACCAAGACGTCCAGAAACTGAAGTCTTAATACCTTTAGCGCCTGTTTTCATTGTTCTACCCATAGTTGATTTCATAGCTCTTCTGAAAGAGATACGATTTTCAAGTTGTTGAGCAATGTTTTCAGCAACTAATTGTGCGTTTTGGTCTGGTCTTTTAACTTCTTTAATATCTACCATTAATTTCTTTGTAGTGTAAGATGCTAATTCAGCTTTTAATTTTTCGATTTCAGAACCACCTTTACCGATAACCACACCTGGTTTAGCAGTATAAATGATAACTTTTAATCTATCAGAAGCTCTTTCGATTTCGATCTTAGCGATACCTGCACTATAAAGTCTTTTCTTTAAAAATTTTCTGATTGCATGATCTTCTACTAAATTATCAGCGAAGTCAGCTTCAGCATACCATCTAGAGTCCCAGTCTTTAATGACTCCGACTCTTAAGCCGTGAGGATTAACTTTTTGTCCCATTTTTGCCCTCCTTATCTTTCATCAAGCACGATAGTGATGTGGCTCATTCTCTTTTCGATTCTATAAGCTCTACCTTGTGCTCTTGGTCTAATTCTCTTCATTGTAGGTCCTTTATCTGCGTAGCAACCTGCAACGTAAAGATTTTCAGGATTCATTCCGTTATTGTTTTCAGCATTAGCAATAGCTGATTTTAATAATTTTAATACTATACTTGAAGCGTATCTTGGATTGTAAGTTAAAATACCAATCGCTGTCTGTACATCCTTGCCTCTAATTGCATCTAAAACGAAACATGCTTTTTGAACTGAAACTCTAGCGTAAGATAACTTAGCAGTAGGTCTAGTTTCTCTTTGTTGTTCGTTTCTCTCTCTTTTTATCTGGGATCTATGTCCTTTAGCCATGGATGCAACCTCCTTTCGAATTATAAACAATTGTTACTATATAAAATCTATTCGATCAATTATTTTTTCATTTTCTTTTCGTCTTTGCCATGTCCTCTGTAAGTTCTTGTAGCTACGAACTCTCCAAGTTTGTGACCAACCATATCTTCAGTCACATATACAGGTACATGTTTTCTTCCATCATGAACAGCAATAGTGTGTCCTACGAATGATGGGAAGATTGTAGAACGACGTGACCAAGTTTTGATCACGGACTTGTCATTTGCTTCATTCATAGTGTCTACTTTTTTAAGTAAGCTAGCATCTGCAAATGGTCCCTTTTTCAATGAACGTGCCATAGGTTCAAACCTCCTTATTTAACGCCTTTACCGTCTCTTCTTCTTACGATTAATTTGTTAGATTGTTTGTTTTTCTTTCTTGTCTTCAAGCCAAGAGCTGGTTTACCCCAAGGTGTGCATGGTCCTGAGCGTCCAACTGGAGCTTTACCTTCACCACCACCATGTGGATGGTCATTAGGGTTCATTACAGAACCACGAAC carries:
- a CDS encoding SSU ribosomal protein S4p translates to MARDMSPVLKRCRSLGLDPVFMGLSKTSNRSSARAGKKTSEYGLQLREKQKAKFIYGVLEKPFRNMFAKAKKMKNGTTGENLMILLELRLDNVVYRMGYARTRKEARQIVDHKHILVNGKCVNIPSYSVKPGDVIEIKEKYKSAQRYKDILEVTGAKIVPAWLEANQEALSGTVKEMPSREEIDVPVNEVLIVELYSK
- a CDS encoding SSU ribosomal protein S11p; protein product: MAKKVTKKVTKRRVKKNVDRGQAHIQSSFNNTIVTLTDAEGNALSWASAGGLGFRGSRKSTPYAAQMAAETAAKAALVHGLKSVEVMVKGPGSGREAAIRALQACGIEVTSIKDVTPVPHNGCRPPKRRRV
- a CDS encoding SSU ribosomal protein S13p, which encodes MARISGVDLPREKRVEIGLTYIYGIGRVSSNRILAAANVNPDTRVRDLTDEEVARIRDIIDESQTVEGDLRREIALNIKRLQEIGCYRGIRHRKGLPVRGQKTKTNARTRKGPKRTVANKKK
- a CDS encoding translation initiation factor 1, with the translated sequence MSKADVLEVEGTVIEKLPNAMFQVELENGHQVLAHISGKLRMNFIRILPGDKVTLELSPYDLTKGRIIWRDK
- a CDS encoding methionine aminopeptidase, with the translated sequence MSVTIKSKKEIELMREAGRILANVHVELEKFIKPGMSTLDVDKKANELIRSYNCIPSFLNYNGYPASICVSINEEVVHGIPTRSRIIQDGDIVSLDAGVIYKGYHSDAARTLAIGNVSEEAKRLNEVTKQSFFEGIKYAKAGFHLNDISGAIQDYVEANGFTIVRDLVGHGIGTALHEGPEIPNFRQKRRGIRLEPGMTLAIEPMVNLGGYEVAWLDDDWTVVTVDGSLSSHYENTILITDGEPEILSIIK
- a CDS encoding adenylate kinase; this encodes MKIIMLGAPGAGKGTQAKKIAEKYSIPHISTGDIFRANIKEGTELGKKAKTYMDQGLLVPDELVVDLVVDRLQQDDCKNGYVLDGFPRTIPQAESLDSALSKLGEKMDYAINVDVPDENIIDRMSGRRACLACGGTYHIKYNPTKVEGVCDACGGTLVLRDDDKAETVKKRLDVYHTQTQPLIDYYTKQGIIVDVDGTKDMADVFAEIVNLLSK
- a CDS encoding preprotein translocase secY subunit, with amino-acid sequence MFKTVRNAFKIKDIRNKILFTFMALLVVRLGSQLPVVGLDRTAVANAFSNSDALGFLDALTGGSFTNFSIFALNISPYITASIIIQLLTIAIPKLEELQKDGEDGRKKLTEYTRYLTIVLAVIEALAMVIGFKSQNFLKLNNLTDYIVIVSSMTAGAAFLMWLGERITEKGVGNGISIILLINIVSRMPQDISSLYDQFIKGASNVFNGVIAAVIIIAVIVAMVVFIIILSDAERRIPVQYAKKVQGRKMVGGQTSSIPLKVNTAGVIPVIFASSLMSVFVLVSSFFGVHPQSGAGATLWQKILKVLNSSSWCNFSSLGEFKYTLGLVVYIVLIIFFAYFYTTITFNPIEVSNNMKKQGGFIPGIRPGKPTTDYLTKVLNNIIFIGAIGLAFVAFVPILFSGAFGASVSFGGTSLIIVVGVVLETIKQVESQMLVRHYRGFLND
- a CDS encoding LSU ribosomal protein L15p; its protein translation is MNLSELRPADGSKQSNNFRKGRGHGSGNGKTAGKGHKGQKARSGAPRVGFEGGQMPLYRRLPKRGFTCRNSKEIIGINVDMLNRFEDGAVVTVESLIEIGLIKNPKDGVKILGNGELTKKLDVKVNAYSASAVEKIKALGGNAEVI
- a CDS encoding LSU ribosomal protein L30p, with product MADKLKITLVKSTIGAIPKHRKTVEALGLRKLNKTVEMPDNAAVRGMVDQVRHLVKVEEM
- a CDS encoding SSU ribosomal protein S5p, producing MKREIIDASSLELEDKVVSIKRVTKVVKGGRNFRFTALVVVGDKNGHVGAGLGKAAEIPEAIRKGKEDAIKKLITVPIDENGSVPHDFTGKFGSAVVLLKNSQEGTGIIAGGPARNVLELAGFKNIRTKSLGSNNKQNVVLATIEGLRQLKTPEEVAKLRGISVEELLG
- a CDS encoding LSU ribosomal protein L18p gives rise to the protein MVSKVSRTEVRAKKHRRIRSRLAGTATTPRLAVFRSNNHMYAQIIDDTVGHTLVSASTLQNDVKADLEKTNDVNAAAKLGTVIAKKALEAGITSVVFDRGGFIYQGKIKALADAAREAGLQF
- a CDS encoding LSU ribosomal protein L6p, encoding MSRIGRLPIAVPAGVTVDIAENNKVTVKGPKGTLERVLPAEMIIAKDGDVITVSRPNDLKKMKSLHGLTRTLISNMIQGVTAGYEKVLEINGVGYRAQKQGKTLVLSLGYSHPVEMEDPADLEVVVEGQNKIIVKGISKEKVGQYAAEIREKRAPEPYKGKGIKYADEVIRRKVGKTGKK
- a CDS encoding SSU ribosomal protein S8p — its product is MTMSDPIADMLTRVRNANTAKHDTVSVPASKMKVSIAEILLKEGYIKKFAIEEVDGFKNIIITLKYGKDKNEKIITGLKRISKPGLRVYANAEELPRVLGGLGTAIISTNKGVITDKEARKLNVGGEVLAFVW
- a CDS encoding SSU ribosomal protein S14p; translation: MAKTSMKIKQQRPAKFSTREYNRCRICGRPHAYLRKYGICRICFRELAYKGQIPGVKKASW
- a CDS encoding LSU ribosomal protein L5p, with translation MARLKETYKNEIVDAMTKKFGYSNVMQVPKLDKIVINMGVGEAKDNAKVLDTAVRDLEIIAGQKVVLTRAKKSVANFKIREGMPIGCKVTLRGEKMYEFADRLINLALPRVRDFRGINPNAFDGRGNYALGIKEQLIFPEIEYDKVDKVRGMDIIFVTTANTDEEARELLTQFGMPFKK